The proteins below come from a single Corylus avellana chromosome ca3, CavTom2PMs-1.0 genomic window:
- the LOC132174274 gene encoding anthocyanidin 3-O-glucosyltransferase 5-like, whose protein sequence is MLRHLSAGGFLSHCRWNSLLESMLSGVPMIAWPMYAEKKMNATMLTEEVGVAARPKVVPTKAAVGREEIEMMVRKVMEGQEGKAMRARVKELKISGEKALSEDGSFTAVSHLAKECIMNSQCQKVKAL, encoded by the coding sequence atgctgCGACATCTATCGGCGGGAGGCTTCTTGTCTCATTGCAGGTGGAACTCGTTGTTGGAAAGTATGCTAAGTGGCGTGCCTATGATAGCTTGGCCTATGTATGcggagaagaagatgaatgcGACGATGCTTACAGAGGAGGTAGGAGTGGCCGCCCGCCCCAAAGTTGTGCCGACCAAAGCAGCGGTGGGAAGGGAGGAGATTGAGATGATGGTGAGGAAAGTTATGGAGGGTCAGGAAGGGAAGGCTATGAGGGCTAGAGTTAAGGAACTAAAAATCAGTGGGGAGAAGGCTTTGAGTGAGGATGGTTCTTTCACGGCTGTGTCTCATTTGGCAAAGGAATGCATAATGAACTCCCAATGCCAGAAAGTCAAGGCTCTGTGA